In the Podospora pseudocomata strain CBS 415.72m chromosome 5, whole genome shotgun sequence genome, one interval contains:
- a CDS encoding hypothetical protein (CAZy:GH5; EggNog:ENOG503NX55; COG:G), whose protein sequence is MKLLNFLLGAAAVGSALAAPAPAPVCDAPTKRATRFQFVGVNQSGAEFGKDTLPGQLGKHYTWPVRSSIDALMGKGFNTFRIAFMMERIVPNRLDGPLDATYASGLTDIVNYVTSKGAYAIIDPHNFGRYYNNVITDVAGFAAWWTTIAKLFVNNDKVIFDTNNEYHDMADDLVRRLNQAAIDAIRATGATAQYIMVEGNSWTGAWTWVSSGNGANLLSLRDPAGSTGEKIIYQMHQYLDSDGSGTSETCVSRTIGAERVRAATEWLKQNKKKGFLGETAGGANTNCIAALTGMLSYLQQNNDVWTGWAWWGGGPWWGNYMFAMEPPSSVAYDRVLPSLQPYI, encoded by the exons ATGAAGCTTCTCAATTTTCTTCTCGGCGCTGCTGCCGTCGGGTCAGCGCTggcggctccggctccggcgccAGTCTGTGATGCCCCGACCAAGCGGGCAACCAGGTTCCAGTTCGTTGGCGTCAACCAATCCGGTGCTGAGTTCGGAAAAGATACTCTGCCTGGCCAGCTTGGAAAACACTACACCTGGCCGGTGAGGTCGAGTATCGAC GCCTTGATGGGCAAGGGATTCAACACTTTCCGCATTGCTTTCATGAT GGAACGCATTGTTCCCAACAGGCTTGATGGCCCACTTGATGCCACTTATGCCAGCGGCCTGACTGAT ATCGTCAACTATGTCACCAGCAAAGGCGCCTATGCCATCATTGACCCCCACAACTTTGGCCGCTACTACAACAACGTCATAACCGATGTAGCTGGCTTCGCGGCCTGGTGGACCACCATTGCCAAGCTCTTCGTCAACAACGACAAGGTCATCTttgacaccaacaacgaGTATCACGACATGGCTGATGATCTAGTCCGTCGCCTCAACCAAGCTGCTATCGACGCCATCCGTGCCACGGGAGCGACGGCTCAGTACATCATGGTCGAAGGAAACTCTTGGACTGGCGCTTGGACCTGG GTATCCTCGGGCAACGgagccaacctcctctccctccgtgATCCAGCCGGCTCGACGGGCGAGAAGATTATTTACCAAATGCACCAGTACCTCGACAGCGACGGCTCCGGCACCTCGGAAACCTGCGTTTCCCGCACCATCGGCGCTGAACGTGTCCGTGCTGCTACCGAGTGGCTGAAGCAGAATAAGAAGAAGGGTTTCCTCGGAGAGACAGCCGGCGGGGCCAACACCAACTGCATTGCTGCCCTGACAGGAATGCTGAGCTACCTGCAGCAGAACAACGATGTCTGGACTGGCTGGGCTTGGTGGGGGGGCGGCCCATGGTGGGGAAACTACATGTTTGCAATGGAGCCGCCGTCCAGTGTGGCGTATGATCGGGTTTTGCCTAGTCTGCAGCCGTATATCTAG